The sequence GGAGGACCTGGCCGAGATTCGGACGGTGGCGGTCGACCCGACCTGTCGGGGTGGCAGGATCGGGCACCGGATCGTGGGTGACCTGATCGACGTGGCCCGGGAGTTGGGTGTGGCGCGACTCTTCGTGCTCACCTTCGAGACTCGCTTCTTCGGTATGTTCGGGTTCACCGAGATCGACGGGGCGCCGGTGCCGTACTCGGTCTACGAACAGCTGCTGCGTTCCTACGACGAGGGTGTCGCGGAGTTTCTCGACCTGGAGCGGGTCAAGCCGAACACGCTCGGCAACACCCGAATGCTGCTGCGGCTCTGAGCGGGCCGTCCGGCCTGCCGTAGGGTTGCGGTCGTGACGACGCGTGCGGCCGCCATCGACTGCGGGACCAACTCGATTCGCCTGTTGGTCGCCGATCTGCCGGATCCGGGTGCCGGAACGGGCGCGCCGTTGGTCGAGCTGAGCCGCCGACTGGAGACTGTTCGGCTGGGCCAGGGCGTCGACCGCACCGGTCGGTTGGCCCCGGAGGCGATCGAGCGGACCCGGGTGGCGCTGGCGGAGTACGCCGCTGAGATCGAGAAGTTGGGCGCCGACCGAGTCCGGATGTGTGCCACGTCGGCCTCCCGGGATGCGGAGAACGCCGCCGACTTCCGCGACATGGTGGAGCGGACGCTGGGGGTCGCCCCGGAGGTGGTGACCGGGGATGAGGAGGCGCGACTGTCGTTCACCGGGGCAGTTCGTGGCCTGCCCGGCTCGATCCGGGAGCCGTACCTGGTGGTCGACATCGGCGGCGGTTCGACGGAGTTCGTCGTGGGCACCAGCACCGGTGGTGTGGAGGCGGCGATCTCAGTCGATGTCGGTTGTGTCCGGATGACCGAGCGGCATCTGCAGGGTGACCCACCGGAGCCCGCCGAGATCAGGGCTGCCGAGGCGGACATCGTGGCTGCCGTGGACCGGGCGCTCGCCGCGGTGCCTGGTCGGGAGGCCGCCTCGCTGGTCGGGCTCGCTGGCTCCGTCACCACGGTGGTCGCCATCGCCGAAGGGCTCACCGGATACGACCCGCAGCGTATCCAGCACGCCCGGGTGTCGTACCCGGCGGTGGCGGAGGTGACGGCTGACCTGCTGGTGGCGACCCGTACGCAGCGGCTGGCGATCCCGGTGATGCACCCGGGCCGGGCCGACGTGATCGGGGCGGGTGCCCTGGTGCTCCGGGTGATTATGGAGCGTGCGGGCAAGGATGCCGTGGTCGCCTCCGAACACGACATTCTGGACGGCATCTGCTACAGCCTGCAGCAGTAGATCGGGCATCTATCCTGCTGGCTGGCGCTGCCGGCTGGAGGTTCGGCAGCGTGGATCGGTTGACGCTACTGTGCATTGCACAGTACTGTCTTTCGTATGGACACCACACAGCTCTTGAAGGGCGTGCTGGACCTGGCTGTTCTCGCGGTGCTTCGGGAAGAGGACGGCTACGGCTACGACATTCTGCGTCGGTTGCGCGACGCTGGCCTGACGGAGGTGGGTGACGCCTCGGTCTACGGCACGTTGCGCCGTCTCTTCGCGGCGGGCTTGCTCACCACGTACGTGGTGCCCAGCGAGTCCGGGCCGCACCGCAAGTACTACTCGCTGAACGACACCGGGCGCGAGCAGTTCGCCCGCTCCGGCAAGCTTTGGCGCACGTTCGCCACCACCATGGACACGCTGCTCGACGATCGGGGGAGGGCGGCATGACCGTCACTGAGCAGGAGATACACGACTACGTCGCCCGGGTTCGGGGCGCCCTCGCCGACCTGCCACCGTCGGTACGAGACGAATTGACCGAGGACCTGTCGGAGCATCTCGCCGTGGTGGCCGCCGAGTCCGGCGGGTCGCTGGTCGAGCGGCTCGGTGCGCCGGAGGCGTACGCCGTCGAACTGCGCGTCGCGGCCGGTGTCGATGCCGGCCGTGGGGCGGCGGCGCATCGACTGACCGCGTACATCAGCCGGGCCCGCGCCCGCCTGAGCACGCTCGACCGGCAACTCGGCGCACCCCTCGGGTATCCGACGGTGCGGGCCTTCCTGCACCTGCTCGCCCCGGGCTGGTGGATTCTGCGCGGCTACCTTGCGGCGATGCTGCTGACCGTGATCAGCACCGGTAGCGACATCGGGGTGCTGCCCCGGTTCGCCGGTAGTCTGCAGCTCGGCCTGATGACCCTGGCGGCCCTGGTCGTCGCCTCGGTCATGCTCGGCCGCCGGCAGGCTCGGCTGTGGAACTGGCCACGAGGCCTGCTGGTCCTCGGCAACCTGGTGCTCGTCGGGTTCGGGCTGATGGGGTTGATCAACCTGGAAATCGGGCGCGGTGACGGCGACTTCTACGCCCCGATCTCAGTCGACAGTGAGTACGCCCACATCAGCGACGTCTTCGTGTACGACAGCGAGGGGCGGCTGGTGGAGTACGCGCGGCTGTTCGACCAGAACGGCGATCCGATCCGGCTCGGCTACCCAGAGTGCCCTGACCTGCAAAATCTGAATGGCAACGCCAATCCACTGCTGCGCGGCTACCCGTACTGCCCGGATGCGGCGCCGTTCGGTCCGCGGCCTACCTCCGACGCCTCCCCGCCGACCCTGCCCGCTCCACCCGGCACGGTCCAACAGGAGTCCGCTGCCCCACCGACCACGCCGGAGAACTCACCGAC comes from Salinispora tropica CNB-440 and encodes:
- a CDS encoding amino-acid N-acetyltransferase encodes the protein MTAAGGIVVRRARTADVRGIRRLIDTYADGRRLLSKATVTLYEDVQEFRVAVTPAGDVVGCGALHVMWEDLAEIRTVAVDPTCRGGRIGHRIVGDLIDVARELGVARLFVLTFETRFFGMFGFTEIDGAPVPYSVYEQLLRSYDEGVAEFLDLERVKPNTLGNTRMLLRL
- a CDS encoding Ppx/GppA phosphatase family protein, coding for MTTRAAAIDCGTNSIRLLVADLPDPGAGTGAPLVELSRRLETVRLGQGVDRTGRLAPEAIERTRVALAEYAAEIEKLGADRVRMCATSASRDAENAADFRDMVERTLGVAPEVVTGDEEARLSFTGAVRGLPGSIREPYLVVDIGGGSTEFVVGTSTGGVEAAISVDVGCVRMTERHLQGDPPEPAEIRAAEADIVAAVDRALAAVPGREAASLVGLAGSVTTVVAIAEGLTGYDPQRIQHARVSYPAVAEVTADLLVATRTQRLAIPVMHPGRADVIGAGALVLRVIMERAGKDAVVASEHDILDGICYSLQQ
- a CDS encoding PadR family transcriptional regulator, whose protein sequence is MDTTQLLKGVLDLAVLAVLREEDGYGYDILRRLRDAGLTEVGDASVYGTLRRLFAAGLLTTYVVPSESGPHRKYYSLNDTGREQFARSGKLWRTFATTMDTLLDDRGRAA
- a CDS encoding HAAS signaling domain-containing protein, coding for MTVTEQEIHDYVARVRGALADLPPSVRDELTEDLSEHLAVVAAESGGSLVERLGAPEAYAVELRVAAGVDAGRGAAAHRLTAYISRARARLSTLDRQLGAPLGYPTVRAFLHLLAPGWWILRGYLAAMLLTVISTGSDIGVLPRFAGSLQLGLMTLAALVVASVMLGRRQARLWNWPRGLLVLGNLVLVGFGLMGLINLEIGRGDGDFYAPISVDSEYAHISDVFVYDSEGRLVEYARLFDQNGDPIRLGYPECPDLQNLNGNANPLLRGYPYCPDAAPFGPRPTSDASPPTLPAPPGTVQQESAAPPTTPENSPTTPENSPATPENHPTTAEPALSSAPTPSVAPTG